Part of the bacterium CG_4_10_14_0_2_um_filter_33_32 genome, ATTATGGACGTAAAGGTTGACCTTTGGCCATTCTGGGTTAAAAAAATTCCTTTAAATCGTTCGAGAATTGAAATAAAAGTTAATGTATCAAACAGCAAATGAGTAAATTATTGGGTATTGATTGGGGAGAAAAAAAGACAGGATTAGCAATTTCCGATGAATTGCAGATGTTAGCCAAACCATTGCAAACAATGGATAGTTTTAACTTGAGTACGCTTGAAAAAATTATCGAGGAAGAAAATATAGAAAAGATTATAGTGGGAAGGCCAAGGAATATGGATGGGAGTTTAGGTCCTCAGGCTAAAAAAGTATCTTTTTTTGTTTCTAAGCTAGAGAAGAAAATTAAATTACCCATTATTTACGAGGATGAAACTAATACAACTAATATTGTTAAAAGCATGTTGATTAAAGAAGGACTGGATCCCAGGAAAAATAAAGATTTAATTGATAAAAAATCAGCACAATTAATTTTACAAGGATATATTGATGAAAACATTAAGTAAAGTAATTATTATTTTTATAATATTTATTGCAGTATCAACGGTTTCCATTTATTTTTACGCAAAATCACAGCTTTTTTCGCCAATATCGAATAATAATAATGAATTTGTGTTTGAGGTTAAAGATGGGCAGGGGGTTATGGAAATAGTTGATAATCTAGAAAAAGAAGGCTTTGTAAAGAATAAGTGGATTACAGTAGGCTATTTAAAGTTTAAAAATATGGACAAGAGTCTTAAGGCTGGAACTTTTCTTTTAAGTAAAAATTTAACCCCGGTTCAAGTATTGGATATTATTTCTTCAGGTAAAAATGCTTTAAAAAAGGTTACAATTGTTGAGGGGTGGACATTGGAAGAGGTGGCGGATTATTTAGACAAAAGGTCAATTGTACAAAGAGAAGATTTTTTAATAGCGGTTAATGTAAAAAAATGGAACTATGATTTTTTAAATGGAGCAAAATCTCTGGAAGGATTCCTTTTTCCGGACACATATTATATTTCATATAAAGCTGATGCTAGTGAAATCATTAAAAAGATGCTCGATAATTTTGATAAAAAACTAACT contains:
- a CDS encoding endolytic transglycosylase MltG, whose translation is MKTLSKVIIIFIIFIAVSTVSIYFYAKSQLFSPISNNNNEFVFEVKDGQGVMEIVDNLEKEGFVKNKWITVGYLKFKNMDKSLKAGTFLLSKNLTPVQVLDIISSGKNALKKVTIVEGWTLEEVADYLDKRSIVQREDFLIAVNVKKWNYDFLNGAKSLEGFLFPDTYYISYKADASEIIKKMLDNFDKKLTSQTREDIKKKNMSIFDVITLASVVEKEVSKEEDRKTVAGLLLKRIFLGKPLEVDSTINYITGKDNPQPSFADTRSQSEYNTYLNKGLPPGPICSPSISSINASIYPKETSFLYYLNRQDTKETIFSQTYEEHLQNKYKYLK
- a CDS encoding Holliday junction resolvase RuvX yields the protein MSKLLGIDWGEKKTGLAISDELQMLAKPLQTMDSFNLSTLEKIIEEENIEKIIVGRPRNMDGSLGPQAKKVSFFVSKLEKKIKLPIIYEDETNTTNIVKSMLIKEGLDPRKNKDLIDKKSAQLILQGYIDENIK